CACATCTCGTCGGCCTCGCTCGGCGACCGCAACCCCGGCGTCAACGTCTCCCTCCAGTTCACACTCGGTTACACCTGGTGGAAGTAGGATCGGACCAGCATGAGTCCCGAAGCCATTCTCGAGTGCGTTCCCAACTTCTCCGAGGGCCTGGACGCGCATAAGGTGCGGCAGATCATCGCGGCTATGGAGATCGAGGGCGTGCACCTGCTCGACTGGTCGCTGGACGCCGATCACAACCGCTCCGTGGTGACCATCGCCGGTGCTCCCGCGCAGGTGATGGAGGCGGCGATCCTGGCCGCGGGCAAGGCCGCGCACCTGATCGACCTGACCCGGCAGACCGGCGTACACCCGCGTATTGGCGCGGCGGACGTGATCCCCTTCGTCCCAGTGGCCAACATCTCGCTGGCCGACGCCGCGATGATCGCCCGTCAAGCCGGTCTACAGATCTGGCGTCGCTACGGCGTCCCGGTTTACTTCTACGGAGCTGCCGCCGCCCGTCCCGACCGCGTGAACCTCGAAGACGTGCGCCGAGGCCAGTTCGAAGGGCTGCGTGAGGCCGCCCTAAAAGACGCAGCGCGACGGCCCGATATCGGTGGCCCCGAGCTGCACGAGACCGCCGGAGCCTCCGTCGTCG
This is a stretch of genomic DNA from Granulicella sp. WH15. It encodes these proteins:
- the ftcD gene encoding glutamate formimidoyltransferase, producing MSPEAILECVPNFSEGLDAHKVRQIIAAMEIEGVHLLDWSLDADHNRSVVTIAGAPAQVMEAAILAAGKAAHLIDLTRQTGVHPRIGAADVIPFVPVANISLADAAMIARQAGLQIWRRYGVPVYFYGAAAARPDRVNLEDVRRGQFEGLREAALKDAARRPDIGGPELHETAGASVVGARNFLIAYNIYLGPAAEISQARAIARDLRASSGGMSGVKAIGVLANGRAQVSMNITDYRLTPVARVHDEVVRLARQHGAEIAEGELIGLIPQDAYDPSALWHQQIPGFDSDARILERKLDHPLAWPGV